From Pontibacillus halophilus JSM 076056 = DSM 19796:
AAGAATTCTTCCTCTGATTACAACTATCCTGTTAGGAGGATGTATGTTCATGAGTGAAGAGCAAAGTGAGACGTCAACTGATGAAGAGTTTGTTTCTGTTCAAGACTATACCGGTGAAGGGTTCACCTTGAGGAACGCAAACCCCAAGATTGAGAAATTAGCTAAAGATCATGAACAGAAAATCATAGAAACAGTAGAAGACTATTTATTGACTAAGTACAAAACAGAAGTTACTGTTCATAATTTAGAACCTGCCGTTGACGGAATTACTGCATTCGTAGAATCTAAGAAAGAACCTAGATTTCATACATATGTAGTTGTCCCGGTCCAAGACAGTACCATACAGGATGAAGCTGTCTTCTCTCAAAGTGGTCAAGTAGAGAATGGCATCGTTACTGGAATTTACGCAATGGTTTATAAAGATGAATTTGATGAACTAAACCGTACCCTCGAAAGTCTGATTTCCACTGAACCTATTGTTGGATTAAACCAAAAAGCTCTAGATCATATAAGCGATACTAATTACAGTACGATTTATTATGGAACAGCTAACTTTGATGAGCAATTAAAGGAAATCTCGAATACTTACATCAACAATCCAGAATACGGTGTAGAGGAATGGACCAGTATTGTGAAAGAATCCGGCTTTGACCCTTCCCAATTCTATATAAATATAGAATTCTATATGGAAGATACTCGAACAGAACCGCAAGATTCTTTACTCAAGAAGATTACTAATGAACTAGAAACCCATCAGAACAAATTACCACCTGGTGCCTACAACATAATCTTAAACGATAACGATATAAATAAAATCACTGGCATTGGCTCAAAAGGTAACTCACTAGAAAAGGCTTACCCTGACCCTCTTATAATCCCAAGAAATAAAGAATGAATTATCTCTTCAATGAGTGCTCAGCAGAACACCAATTACAGGTGAGGGTCTAAGGTAGAGGTTTGACAACAGCCTCCCCACTTTCCCCTATGAGTTGTATTAGAATGAAGATGATATTTATCTATTAGTTGGTCGAATAGACCATTAAAGGGAGTGCTGCATAACATGAATATAAAAAGAACTATTCTTCCATTGGTGGCTACTATCATTTTAGGAGGATGTGCATTTATGAATGAGAAAAGTGAGAACCAAGAAACAAACGCTAACGAAGCAGACCAAAATTATGAAAACGAAAACTTAGTGCCTGTTCAAGACTATGACGGCACAGGATATACTCTAAGGAATGCGAGTGCAGATATTGAGAAAATAGCTGAGGAAAATGAGGAGGAGATTAAGGAAGCGGTTGTACAATACTTTTCGAATAAATACAAAAGTGAAGTAAAAGTACACAATATGGAAGCGGCAAACGGCGGAATTACAGTTTTCTTAAAATCAGTTTCTCCTTTAGAATATCATACATATGCCATAGTCCCCGTAAATGAGGAAAATGCCAGTATCATGTACGAAGATATTTTCACTCAAAGTGGGCAAGTTGAGAACGCCATTGTAACTGGTATTTACGCGAAAGTTTATAATCAAGAATTTAATACATTAAACTCAATGTTGAATCAACTAGCTCAAGAACAACCTATTGTTGGGGTAACTGCAGATGCTTTAAACAATGTTACTGGGGATGGATATAGTACTCAGTATTACAGAACTGCTATATTTGATAAGAATCTAATAGAAGTGTCCAACACCTTTCTAAAGGATCCTACTCTTGATGCTGAAGAATATAAAATATTACTAAACGATGTTGATTACGATCCTAATCTCTTATCATACGTTATAGAGTTTTACATGGAAGACAAAGATAAGAAACCTAAGCAAGAAATATTGGATAAAATAGCGACAGAAATAGAAGAAAACAAAAACGAACTACCTCCAGGTTCCTATGAATTAATACTGAATGATAACTATATTAATAAAGTGACAGCTATAGGTACAAATGATAATTCACTAGAAATAGCCGACCCAAATTCTATAATTATTAAATTGAAAGAGGAGTGAGAAGATATTGATTGAAATTGAAAATCATGTTATTTATACCTTCTTTTCGAAGCACATCTACTTACATAAATTTACTGACAAAACCTACATTTTTAGAATGCCATAAGTTTAAACTGTCTCATATTGCCCTACCTCTTCAGACATCACAATCCTCGACCAATATGAGACATACATGCCTCCTACGTCCGAGTTATAATCACCCCGGTGAAGCTACACATACGTATATTTCCGAACTATAAAATAATTCATCTCTTGAATAGATATTATTCAGGATTATATCTATTGCAACCAAAATCATTCTCAAAATAAATACAACGGCCTTTCCCATAGAGAATATCGGGAAAAGACCGCTGCTCAATCATTCATTTTGTAGAGTGTACTTGCTGAGACCACCCGAAGGTTTTCCCCGTTTGCTAAAGTCTATGGTAAACTCTCGCAAGCTAATCCATCGTTATCATTTCCATCCAATCGGTGGGGGTCGTTGCTAGGGCCACCTGCTGCGATGAAAAAGGCTTGGGCTTCTGCGTGTGAATTAAAGTCTCCGCAGTTTCTGTCTGCTCCATTTGGATCGTACGGACCGCTATATCCATTATCGGTTGAAGCGGAGGTCGTTGTGCTTTCCTCTTCTTGCACTACTGGTTCAGGTGGGTCGATAACATCCTGGTTGTACCCACCATCCTCTTCCATAGCTACGTACCCTTCTACACTCCATATGTTCAAATCTTCTTTCTTTGCTTTTTCCTCTGCAGAATAGTACTCATCAAGGCGGGATGTGTTCGGTTCCCAGACATAGGCGACTCTAGCCAATCCTTCTTCGAGTAGTTGTTTGTTGAAATCCTCCCCATCCACGTGGAGATAGACAAGCAATCGGTCGTAAGTATCCCGCTTATCTTCATCGTAGTATAAATGGACTTCTTCGCCCGCTAAATGCTCTTCTGCAAAGGCACTTGCCTCAGGGCCCCACTCTTGAGTAGGAAGGTCTGGGTGTTTGGTTTCAGGTGTATCGATAAGAAGTAAACGGACCGTATCCGTTTCGCCGCTTTCTTTGAATGTGACATCCATCGTATCACCATCGACCACATCGGTAACTGTTGCCACGTCGAATTCTTTTTCTTCTTTAGATGGCGTTTCTGAAGTTGTTTTAGCTTCTGTTGAATCACCAGAAGATTCCTCTTCCTCTACTTCTGATAATTCTGTTTCTTCTTTGGTTTCTTTCTCTTCTGATACCTCTTCAGCAGCCTCTTGATTTGCTGAAGATGAAGCGTTGTCGTCAACTGGGGTAAATCCAATAATTGTAAGGGCGAGAGCAAATGTAAGGATGATGGCTGGTTTCTTTGATTTTGCTTGTATTTTGCGATTTACTGACCATTCATAGATAGCCCAAATCGCTATACCGATACCAATAAAGCCTAAAATATTATTGAGGATAAATCCAAGTATTGCGAATGCAATAGCCAGAATGATGATAATTCCTAAACAACCTAGTAATGCCTGCATTACTGTACAACCTCCAGATTTTCCACGGGACTAAAGCCTTTGGTTTTTTTAAAACTCATTCGGTGTTCGAAATTCTGCATTGAATCTGAACAATCAATACGGTCAAAGTTCAGGGCTTCTAACGTTTGTCGATCAATTTTCACAGAAAGAATTGTGTTTTCTTCATGAAATCCTGTAGCAGAATTGAACTGCTCTCCTTTTGCATTAATGGTGACAGTCTGTAAGGGGAGCAGGGCAAACATTTCCCTCGCTACTCGTAACACAACACTGGCAACATAATCTTGATAGAGTTCATAGAATTTCGTTTTCGTCATTTGCTTGCTTGATAGCTTACCCGTCTTCGTGAGGCTCAGTTCATGGGATGGTATAACTTTGTCCGAGTGAACGTAAAGGTCAAAGACGGCCTGATACCGATCTTTAAAACTATGATTGAATCCACTTCCGAGTTTTTCGATATCCGCGAAAGGAGCCAAATCATCAATTACCTTGGCATAGCTATCCACTTGGCCTTTTAAAACCCGCTCACCCAACCCCTTTATGGACAACCACTCTTCATACAACTTGTCGTCCTCTTCTTTCGCTGGACCTATAGCTTCCATGAGTAAGCGATGTCTTGCTTCTTTACGTTTAAAGAACCGGTCGCGAAGAGTAGGCCTATAATTGGTAACCGCTTCTTCAGCCTCTTTTTCATTCGGCCCTTGTTCCCCTTCTGTGAACGGAGGTGTACGAACAATATGGTTCCAGTTGAAGGTTTCCGTGCAATCCTTGTGTAAAGAAATCAGAAATTCACATTTTTCCTGAAACCGAGCTACCGCATCTCGAGCCATAGCTTGTTCTTGCTTCTTTTGCTCGTCTTTTTGAGTTTGTGTTAACCGATTCTGTCGATACGCTTGATTACTGCTCGACGAATTCCTATTGGCCCGCAGTCCATTTTCATAGTATATCCCTGTTCCAGGAACCGTTGCCCGAACACGTACGCCATTTGAACCTACTCTAACTCGCGCTCCTTTAGACCCAGCACTCATACTGACCCCTCTTTTACCTACATTCATTCGAACATCTCCGCCTAGATTGACGCTCCTTCTGACTCCAAAGCCCATAGCATAGCCACCTTCATAAATTATGGTTATTATACAAATATTAATATACTAAAACTTAATTTTCCATAAAAATAGGGTTTTTGCGAATTAAAATATCAGACTCTCAGAATAGGATAATCGAAAGTAAACCCCGACTCAAAAACCCCCCGAATTAAAAAATTCAGGGGGGGGATATCTATCTATTAAAATTTAAATCTCTCATCCATAGACGTAATATCAATAATCACCGGATTGCTATTCAGCAATTCCCCATTCGCTCCCCTAGAAGGACCAAATGCAATGCATTGCCCTTTGCGCAAGGATGCTAGGCGTTTCTCCCAATCTTTACGAGAGTGGGTATCATGGCCAAGCATAGACGCAATGGAACTAATTTCGTTCTCCGGCGGTTGGAAGAAGATCTTCTGACTTGTGTTCTGAAGTCTTGAGATCTCATCTGACGTCAACTGTCCCTTAAGGAATTGGGTTGCGTACCAGCCGGACCATCCAAATTTACGGCCTTCTGTAAGGATCTTAGAACTTGGTGACTTATCGCTATGGTC
This genomic window contains:
- a CDS encoding DUF1672 family protein, with protein sequence MSEEQSETSTDEEFVSVQDYTGEGFTLRNANPKIEKLAKDHEQKIIETVEDYLLTKYKTEVTVHNLEPAVDGITAFVESKKEPRFHTYVVVPVQDSTIQDEAVFSQSGQVENGIVTGIYAMVYKDEFDELNRTLESLISTEPIVGLNQKALDHISDTNYSTIYYGTANFDEQLKEISNTYINNPEYGVEEWTSIVKESGFDPSQFYINIEFYMEDTRTEPQDSLLKKITNELETHQNKLPPGAYNIILNDNDINKITGIGSKGNSLEKAYPDPLIIPRNKE
- a CDS encoding thermonuclease family protein, giving the protein MQALLGCLGIIIILAIAFAILGFILNNILGFIGIGIAIWAIYEWSVNRKIQAKSKKPAIILTFALALTIIGFTPVDDNASSSANQEAAEEVSEEKETKEETELSEVEEEESSGDSTEAKTTSETPSKEEKEFDVATVTDVVDGDTMDVTFKESGETDTVRLLLIDTPETKHPDLPTQEWGPEASAFAEEHLAGEEVHLYYDEDKRDTYDRLLVYLHVDGEDFNKQLLEEGLARVAYVWEPNTSRLDEYYSAEEKAKKEDLNIWSVEGYVAMEEDGGYNQDVIDPPEPVVQEEESTTTSASTDNGYSGPYDPNGADRNCGDFNSHAEAQAFFIAAGGPSNDPHRLDGNDNDGLACESLP
- a CDS encoding DUF4236 domain-containing protein; translation: MGFGVRRSVNLGGDVRMNVGKRGVSMSAGSKGARVRVGSNGVRVRATVPGTGIYYENGLRANRNSSSSNQAYRQNRLTQTQKDEQKKQEQAMARDAVARFQEKCEFLISLHKDCTETFNWNHIVRTPPFTEGEQGPNEKEAEEAVTNYRPTLRDRFFKRKEARHRLLMEAIGPAKEEDDKLYEEWLSIKGLGERVLKGQVDSYAKVIDDLAPFADIEKLGSGFNHSFKDRYQAVFDLYVHSDKVIPSHELSLTKTGKLSSKQMTKTKFYELYQDYVASVVLRVAREMFALLPLQTVTINAKGEQFNSATGFHEENTILSVKIDRQTLEALNFDRIDCSDSMQNFEHRMSFKKTKGFSPVENLEVVQ
- a CDS encoding DUF1672 family protein, with translation MNEKSENQETNANEADQNYENENLVPVQDYDGTGYTLRNASADIEKIAEENEEEIKEAVVQYFSNKYKSEVKVHNMEAANGGITVFLKSVSPLEYHTYAIVPVNEENASIMYEDIFTQSGQVENAIVTGIYAKVYNQEFNTLNSMLNQLAQEQPIVGVTADALNNVTGDGYSTQYYRTAIFDKNLIEVSNTFLKDPTLDAEEYKILLNDVDYDPNLLSYVIEFYMEDKDKKPKQEILDKIATEIEENKNELPPGSYELILNDNYINKVTAIGTNDNSLEIADPNSIIIKLKEE